From Candidatus Zixiibacteriota bacterium, a single genomic window includes:
- a CDS encoding (Fe-S)-binding protein, whose product MSTKIITSEERKKSFTPMKKPEVIEKQRLNVRYHVEDYDVNDRPQRFLEAFAAILKHSNYRFALEHFIRMSAKCSRCAVQCPIYQATGDVRDIPCYRSELLLSVYRRHFTISGALKGRLLSTGYLTDEKIEEMAESFWNCTACKRCTLECPAGIDHALITHLGRYILSEIGIAPRALVVSTREQLEGKTQNTSAIPVPALLDTLEFLEDDVKDEKGVDVKFPLDVENSEYFFIPAVSDFLMEAETLMGIVAVFAATGDSWTIGTKFFDAINYGLFYSDRMLERIILKLYNEAKRLKTKKILIGECGHASRSAKYYVPTHCGGKDALPVINIMEYTHNAIKEGKLKLKPDTITEIVTYHDPCNIARQEWIIDQPREIIKLFCSNFVEMTPNRSENICCGGGGGTVSIDEIRPYRTLIGGKAKADQIRATGAKYLIAPCANCKKQLRELVEDQKIDCEVVGLHDLIYKAIIFDKSNQNDSSNK is encoded by the coding sequence ATGAGTACAAAGATTATCACATCTGAAGAGCGGAAAAAGTCTTTTACACCTATGAAAAAGCCGGAAGTAATCGAGAAACAAAGGCTCAACGTTCGGTATCATGTTGAAGATTATGATGTTAATGACCGGCCGCAACGGTTTCTGGAGGCTTTTGCGGCTATTTTAAAACATTCAAACTACCGTTTTGCGCTGGAACATTTCATCCGTATGAGCGCCAAGTGTTCTCGGTGCGCGGTTCAATGCCCTATTTATCAGGCTACCGGTGATGTCCGCGATATTCCCTGTTACAGATCGGAGCTTCTGTTAAGCGTATATCGCCGTCATTTTACAATCTCAGGGGCTTTGAAAGGCAGGCTACTGAGTACGGGCTATCTGACAGACGAGAAGATCGAAGAAATGGCCGAATCGTTCTGGAATTGTACTGCCTGCAAACGGTGTACTCTTGAATGTCCTGCTGGTATCGACCATGCCCTTATTACTCATTTGGGACGTTATATACTTAGCGAAATCGGTATTGCTCCTCGAGCTTTAGTGGTCAGCACTCGGGAACAGCTTGAGGGAAAAACGCAGAACACCTCAGCTATCCCCGTTCCGGCCCTGCTTGATACTTTGGAGTTCCTTGAAGATGATGTTAAAGACGAAAAAGGCGTCGATGTCAAGTTTCCTCTTGATGTTGAAAATTCCGAATATTTTTTCATTCCGGCTGTTAGCGATTTCTTAATGGAAGCTGAAACTTTGATGGGAATAGTTGCCGTATTTGCCGCTACCGGCGATTCATGGACCATAGGCACTAAGTTTTTTGATGCTATCAATTATGGTTTATTCTACAGCGACAGAATGTTGGAACGGATAATATTAAAACTGTATAACGAAGCTAAGCGACTTAAGACGAAAAAGATATTAATCGGCGAATGCGGTCACGCCTCACGTTCCGCTAAATACTATGTGCCCACACACTGCGGCGGTAAAGACGCTTTACCGGTTATTAATATCATGGAATATACCCATAATGCGATTAAGGAAGGGAAGCTTAAACTTAAACCTGATACCATTACAGAAATTGTTACTTATCACGATCCCTGCAATATCGCCCGTCAGGAATGGATTATTGACCAACCCCGCGAGATAATCAAATTGTTCTGTTCAAATTTCGTTGAAATGACGCCCAATCGTTCGGAGAATATTTGCTGCGGCGGCGGCGGCGGCACTGTTTCTATCGATGAGATTCGACCGTACCGCACTTTGATAGGAGGTAAAGCAAAAGCCGACCAGATACGCGCTACCGGCGCTAAGTATTTAATTGCACCATGCGCTAATTGCAAGAAACAGCTTCGTGAACTTGTGGAAGACCAGAAAATTGATTGTGAGGTCGTTGGTCTTCACGACTTAATATACAAGGCAATAATCTTTGATAAATCAAATCAAAATGATAGCTCAAACAAATAG